Within Phycodurus eques isolate BA_2022a chromosome 7, UOR_Pequ_1.1, whole genome shotgun sequence, the genomic segment CACATGGAAAGTTGAAACAAATGGGAGGACTCTTTAGCTCGCTGAGATGATTTAAAGATGCATGCCTGGCCTTCAAACAATTGGAGGACTGCCGATGTGTGCTGGTTGGTGATGGATTTAGGGTATCAACTTTAGCCAGAACTTGTGATGAAAGCTGCAGTCAAGCGACtttgtggtttgaatcacacAAACTCCTCCAGCAGAGGTTCCTGTTGTTTTTAACTCTGAATCATTTGCTTTTTCCGTTACGATTTGTAActtcctgacacacacacacacagacacttggAAAGACTTGCACACAATAGCTGCTAAACTGTTTTCTTGACATGTTATGCATAGTACGACATAACgtgtcaaatatatttaaactAATTCCAATGATATTGCAATACTCTGCTGGACAATTTCCCTCAACACCTAAATTATGCTATTCATTTTAATCTGAAGTCTCATTATTTTTACACAGTATTTATTTTGGCCTCGACATAATATTTTGGAAGTATGTGGCACATTAGATAGCCTTTTCTTGTGCTTGTATTTTGAATGccaacacaatgaaaaaaagcaatGGTCGTACTATATTTTTTATAGTTTAGTTTTGGCTCTGCATTGTACCCTAATTTAGAAGATAGacttcattttgactcatagtAAGTCGTGTGAATTCACTCATCTCAAACATTTCCCACCTACCTTTCGCCTGAATTAAGAATATTATTCATAAGGTAAATTAAGTGAAACGACCTCGAACAGAACCAACTGAGACACGGACCTGGTTCACATGAGAAAATGAGAGCAAATGTCTGGGGAAGACAACACCAACTGCATGTTTGACCTTCAACCCTGCAAATGAAAAGCTCAAATCAAACTGAAAAGCAGACAATCTGAATGAACTTTAAACAAGATATTCAATATCAAAATAAGAACCTAAGGAAATCAGCCCTCATCTGATCATTGGCTCTCTCATCATGGCTTCTCTGTCAACGCTGCTGGGCATGATTTATTTCATGTGGCCTTGAAAGCCTTTGGAGTGTCAATAAGGCAAATGATTGTCTTTTACCAATTTTGAGACATTGCATTGAGCTTTCACATTTGCTGTACAACTTTCAACTCATACATATACAAACTAACTGGCAGCGACTGCTAATCCACACATCCTTCTATAACGTTCAGTTCCTCCCTTGAAGGTAGATTTTTGTTTACCTGGAAAGTAGTGTAGTAGTTTCTGGCAAAGTATTATatgatgttatttatttagcaaatggctaaaGTACTATGTTTTAATCCAATCCTTGGGGTTAATGTATTCCTGCTGTCATGAATTTTCATACTTTCTGAGATTTTAAGTTAGTTTCTTCCTTGTTCATTGGTTGACAGAATCACACACCCAGCGACTGGCAGGTTGTTATAAATGCTTTCTTGAAAGATCCTATTCATTTTAAGACATGGTGGAGAAAAAGGGGTTTGCCCTGGCAGCGGCAGACTAAACATAACCTGTGAAAGCAGGAAAGCATGTTTTGAATAAAACCAGACACGGGTGTCTGCTCTCTTTCATACATGCTGTCAGTCTGACTTAcagtagaattgttttcttaacatggacatttactgatttaaaaaaaaaataaagtaggaTAGCCTCTTGAGATGTCATCATCTTGTTTTTAAGGTGCTccaaaatatgtaatatttttttttgtttaagggAGAACAAAGACTTGCAGGTTTACGCCAGATGTCCATCCAAAGTATACAATTTCATCGTACAATACAGTAAAATTACATGTGCCATCTTAATATCCTCACATCATCTACAGCTATGTGTCAAATATGATACAATTTTGAAAGAGAGAAGTATCCCCCAGTTCCACTATAAACACAGACGGGAGTAAAAACTATTTGAATATTTGGCTCGTCAAAGGCTCCTCCTCTGTGTATTTTTATAAAGCCATAAAGAGTAGTGTAGCAAAAGGGCACAAGTGAGCCATTATTGCTGGGCTGTTCTCAGACTGGCTGAATTAACTATCTCAATCTCCTCAGTCTGTTGCGGTCCTGGTATGCGgtgttgttttttatgttattCTATGGAGGCTGTTTCAACCAGTGTCGAGCAAAATACCTTTTCTCTCTGGGTATGAGCATAGACGGCCTTCCATCTGCGAAGGGATTTTCGTATTTTAAGTTACTTTACCTTAAGTTGATCTATTTAGCGTCTTCCGTAACCTCTTTATGCCTTCAATATTCATACTGGCTTCCGGAGACTTGCAGCAGTTTGAGTTTGTTTGTCAAGCCTCCCAAGATGTCTATGTGATTAcatctggtttaaaaaaatgcatttttgtcatCTTCTTGAAAATGATTAGTCTTATTAATGCAAAGTAATTTTGTTTCCTGCAGGTAACCTACCTGGGCAAGGTTACTATTTCTGGGACCAACTTCTTGTCTGGCTGCACAGAGTCAGCAGTGGTTGGTCTGGTGGAGCATCGTGCTCTCACTCACCAGCAGGGTTCATGCCCCCCTGGCAGCTCTCTACTGGAGATACGGCCCTTCCAGGTACGTCTCCACCACCTGGATGGGCACGGGGAGGCCTCAGTAACCATGGACACCTACCAGGTGGCACGGATTGCATATTGCACAGCCGATCACAGTATCCGACCCAACGTCTTTGCCTGGATCTACCGGGAAATCAACGATGACCTGACCTTCCAGATGGACTGCCACGCCGTGGAGTGTGAGAGCAAGCTGGAGGCTAAGAAGCTAGCGCACTCAATGATGGAGGCTTTCCGCAAGACTTTCCATAGCATGCGCTGCGATGGCCGCATCCACAAGAGTGGCTCTTCGGATGAGTTTGCTGAGGATTCATCTATTCCAGAAGACTCAACCCCAGACGATGGTTGAACCGACGCTGATTGAACCTCCTGATCCCCATTCTTACAAAACAAGGGGTGAAGGGAAAGACGGACAGATTAGCTGCTATCTCACATTATCCCCTTTTGCGTTCATTCTGACCATTAGCAGACGCTAAGAATCAACTCAACTGGTATAGTAATACTTCAAAGATTTATTGTCCAATGAAAAAGCTCCCTTTAGGTCTTTGTGGGTGAAGTCATGCTGAAGAGATTGTCCAGATATTTACATTACCATTCTCCACAAGGGTCAGTCTTGCACCCAGCAGAGGCACTTGTCTGTGGTTGTTAAAGCTTTTCTATCTATGCAACCACAAACTACAATGCCTGATCTTCAGACCTGGTCTCAAGAAAGCCTATTATTACTAGGTAGGGACACAGCAGAAATAGGCCTTTGACTATTTTGGGCCGCAATCCAGAGTTTATAAGACTGTTGGAGCGCATTGATTCTATGTGCTTGCATAATGACTAGAAAACCTTCATCTTTGATAAAAGCAAACAAGGGTACACCTGAGTATCACCATATCATCTTCATGGTACCGTCTGCAGCTCCCCCAAACTACAGGTATTTACTCATATGGTACTTACAGTAGGTATGTCAGTACATGTAGGACATCCACAGAAACGTAGGTAGATGATCTCAATAGGCTGATAGCTGGAGCTTGTCTCTGAGATGTTAATCAtttatgtcagatttttttttttttaaataccaaatTTCAGGCTTAACAGTGCCTGTCAGATTATGTGCCTCAATTTCAtctgcatttgttttgtctAGGACCTGATTAGTACATGTGGCTGAATGTGTGTGCCATCTTACTTTGTTTATCTCTGTGGTTAGAGATGATtgtgtacagtacacaagtgCTTGTAGCCTGTGTAAAGTAGAAAAGGATAGATGCAAGAGTAAAATTAAAAGGATACTGTGTGAACAGTTTGAGGTGAGGACTTCCAGCGGGCAGTCGAGCAAGGTACTGTGACAAATTGTGGCCCTGTATGAGTCTTACCATGCAACCAACTGGCCTTCAGAGATAACTGCTCAGGTCTCCTGGCCTCTGAATGTTTGAAGAGTCCAAAAGACTGCTTCTTCACACCACAGTCCCCTACGAGTTCCTAATGCCATCAGAGACAGCTCTAATGGAGcgacaaaagacaaaatgccTGTTTAAAGCTACCCACCTCCAGGACTGACAGGCATCAGAGCTGTATGCTACTCTTCTTTTGTTGGGACTGTGACTGTATTGAACAGAAGATCGGTGGATTTGGTCCTCCCACCATGGATTTCAACAGAATGATAACAGATTTGTTACACATCCTCACAAGCACCCTGGAAACAGGACCTGGCTCAGGCAAGGCTCCCACAAACGGTTGGGTGAATCAAGGCTAACATGCACACACTCAGCCATACATCAAATTCTTCATACTGTATGACATGCACATTGCATTGAGCTCACACTTAATAAGctcatgtaaataaaatgtatcactTTCCAAATATTACAGCATAAATGttgataaatattttaaatgaataaaagctGAGAAATATTGTACGATAAAGAAAGTGTTATAAAGCCTACTGTGAATCATAAGTGGAGAGCCTGATATAAGTGGTTTGTGGGtgcgtgtgtaagtgtgtgtgcgcgtgcgtgtgtgttcgcCCGTGTTAGATGAGATTGAATGGTTGGAAGAGATGTGTGCAGAATCGAGGGGGAGAAAACTAGACATGTCTGAAAGCTCCGACttgctttaaatgtttaaaaaaatgttacttaagtGTTTTCTATAGTGTCTGCAAAGATCAAGAAACAGTTGCATATAAAGCATTTACAAAGACCTGTCGTGTGATGGTGACTTTCTgattcattgtttttcttttttaactccGCTTGGTGTGAAGTGGATTAGTAGATACCCTTGTTGTGGTTGTcatggtttgggttgtgttgaGTTTTggtccatgtttgtcgtgtgctcatttagttattgtgtccactcGTTCTCGTCaatctaccttgtgtcgaccaatcagctctctccagccactcgtgtcttgtccaggtgttcctcgttgtctcgtcaatctgtttgtattgagttccctggtttctttcagttcattgtcattgcagtatgtcattgtGATATGTCATTATCCCTGTCTGTTCTACATCTTATTCAccagtcatagtttgtttctcgttttaggtttattcaagtgtttcttcgttactttggttatctgttgtgggactttgtttagtttgctttatccatgttcctttttttggggggggaattaaataattttttgagactcctgccttgcctccctgcatttgggtcctACACGTTTTTGCtttgccttcctcgccttcgaaAACCCCAAccatgacagaatgaaccgaccaaaacgggacccagcgggaagaacacGGCGTCACCCTGGATGCCACCAGTCTGCCTCCCAGCGCCCTCAGCCTGCCAACCATaactaccctcctccagtaagccctattgTTCCTTCTTCTCTGTCCTTTTCACCAGTGTCCTCACTTTTCCTTTTCCCTACCATTTTACCtccacgtgtttttttttttttttagattcagattattctgattgtgaagatggcccgatttagttaacctcctTTTCCGATTCTGACTCCGCCAACGATTTTGATTTTTCCCCATTCCTTCCTGAGTTTTTCCCGTCCTAGTCAGTTTTTGGCACGTCTCCCCTTTTCCAAGCCCAAGTCCCCTCCctctgacctttacttgggcacccgtttggccatctatccAGGACCACCGCGTGGTGGCCAATGGATTTGCCCAAGTAAGAGTCAAATTTTGTCCTcctgtttttttctccctgttCCTAAGTCACTTAACTTTTCACCAGTTCCCACACCTTGTTCCATgcctccaattaagtcacgtccatcCAAACCTGCCACCTTGTTCCATACCACCCGTTTTTCCTCAGTCACCTTCCCGAGTCCCTGTGCACTCTGCCCctcgtaccctctactcccaaacctcaatggcggcaggctgagaaAGCGACTGCAGACCCCGTTCCGGcgcctcggcagctgcgccaggctcctgCTCCAGCGGCGCTCGTCTAGCGCCCGCCACCagaccctattgcctggcccctgggTTACCATTGGGTTCGGCATCATGGCcatccgcctgaatggccctgtgaAGACtgtggtgcttggcgtcctagCCGACTTCCTGAACTGtccagccaagcacctcaccttgGGTGGCCTGgacggccaccagactgacctgaggggtggttTCTGAACCCCCCTCCTGACCCCCTTCCACCCACCCGGGATTGGTGACTTTTTAGTTGTCTTTTGGGGatcgtctgggatccgttccttcagaggggggtactgtcattgtgtgtgttttggtttggattgtgtttagttttgttcaatgttttccagtgttccatgtttgtcgtgtgctcatttagttattgtgtccctGTTCTTGTCTACcttgtcgaccaatcagctctctccagccactcgtgtcttatCCAgatgttcctcgttgtctcgtcaatctgtttgtatttagttccctggtttctttcagttcttgtctgTCCATTGTCATTGTGGTGTGTCATTGTCCCTGTCTGTTCCACAGCTTACTCAccagtcatagtttgtttcctgttttaggtttattaaagtgttactttggttatctgttgtgggactccTTCGAAAACCCCAACCGTGACAGTGGTGGGGAGAATGACAACAATCTGTTCCCTTATAGAAGAAGCCAATATTCTGCAAAATTTGATGTACAATGTCAAGTCACTGATCAGCATCTGGCACATACAATTTGCATAATAACCGCATCTGATTCAATTTGAATTTACTGTTATGtttgcatatacagtagttaAGCCCTGAGCTTTTATGATTTTCTTTCTCGATCGATAACCCCAAACTTTTATCTTTGGGAAGTGAAAAGAATAATCTCTTTGGTTTATACTTGAGCACTAAagaatattcaaatgtattttatcctATACTCTcaccatatatatttttgggttttttgttgttttgtgaaaGCTCTTTGAAAGTAcctttcaaatccattgtgttgGTCTATCAAAAAACTAattgtccaaatatttttgggtttAACTGCATATAAGAACCATATGTCATTGTCAGTGAATGAATGCTATGTGATGTGCTGGAGCAGGGAAGTTAATGACCAAGTTCAACCGTGACCAGATTTTGGCCCCTCATGTCATTTATATGTAGCATTCATTCATAAACTGCTACTAATTTGGGTTCATTGGATGTTAGTTTCATTACATTGCAACAGGGATTTTTTGTTAAGGGATACAGTAATTTCCTATCTTTAGGAGGGACCAATTAACGTCTACGAGGTGTTCGTTGTCAATTTGTTTAGCCAGGTGTCTATCTTCTAATAACAGGCAATCAAAGTAAAGTGGAGTGACGAACATTGAcctatcttcttttcctttcggcttgtccctttaggggtcgccacagcgcgtcatccttttccatgttagcctatctcctgcatcctcttcttgaacaccaactgccctcatgtcttccctcacgacatccatcaaccttctctttggtcttcctctcgctctcttgcctggcagttctatcctcatcatccttctaccaatatccTCActgtttctcctctggacgtgaccaaaccatcgaagtctgctctctctaactttgtctccaaaacatcgaacctctgCTGTCCCTcttatgagctcatttctaattttacccaacctggtcactccgagagcaaacctcaacatcttcatttccgccacctccagctctgcttcctgttgtctcttcagtgccactgtctctaatccatacatcatggctggcctcaccactgttttataaactttgcccttcatccgagcagagactcttctgtcatataacacacctgacaccttcctccacccgttccaacctgctttgaccagtttcttcacttcctgaccacactcaccattgttctggacggttgaccccaagtatttaaagtcctccacccttgctatctcgtctccctgtagcctcactcttcccccaccacccatctcattcatgcacatatattctgtcttacttgggctaatcttcattcctctgctttccagtctatgcctccatctttctaactgttcctccatctgctccctgctttcactgcagatcacaatgtcatctgcaaacatcatggtccacggggataccagtctaacttcatctgtcagtctatccatcaccactgcaaacaggaaggggctcagggctgatccctgatgcagtcccaagtccaccttaaattcgtctgtcacacctacagcacacctcaccgctgttctgctgccctcgtacatgtcctgtattattctaatatacttctctgccactgcagacttccgcatgcagtaccacagttcctctctgggtactctgtcataggctttctctagatctacaaagacacaatgtagctccttctgacgttctctgtacttttccatcaacatcctcaaggcaaataatgcatctgtggtactctttctaggcatgaaaccatactgttgctcgcaaatactcacttctgtcctgagtctagcctccactactctttcccacaacttcattgtgtggctcatcaactttattcctctgtagttcccacagctctgcacatcacccttgttcttaaaaatgggcaccagtacgcttttgctccattcctcaggcatcttctcacgcgctagaattttattgaacaacctggtcaaaaactccacagccacctctcctaggtgcttccatacctccacgggaatgtcatcaggaccaactgcctttccatttttcatcctctttaatgcctttctaacttaccccttactaatcattcccacttcctggtccaccacacttgcctcttctccctcattttcctcattcatcaactccttgaagtattctttccatctatctagcacactacttgcaccagtcaacatatttccatctctatccttaatcaccctaacctgctgcacatccttcccatctctatccctctgtctgcccagcctgtatagatccttttctccttctttagtgtccaacctgccatacttgtcatcatatgcctcttgtttggcctttgccacctctacctttgccctgtgtcgcatcgcaatgtattcctttcctcTGTCcacaacactcatcctgtctcagcttccaccacatggttctcggctctgcctttgtcttcctaatcttcctccccaccaccagagtcattttacacaccaccatcctatgctgtctagccacactctcccctaccacaattttacagtcggtaacctccttcagattacatcgtctgcacaagatgtaatccgcctgcgtgcttctacctctgctcttgtaggtcaccctatgctcgtgcctcttctggaaaaaagtgttcactacagccatttgcatccttgttgcaaagtctaccaccatctgtccctccaggttcctttcctggatgccgtacttacccttcacttcttcatcacccctatttccttctccaacatgtccattacaatctgcaccaattacgactctctctctgtctgggatgctcagaactacttcgtctagctccttccagaatttctctttcacctctaggtcacagcctacctgtggggcatagccactataatcacattatacataagaccctcaatttcatgtttcagcctcatcactcgatctgatactcttttcacttccaaaacattctgagccaacttttcttttaaaatctctactccatttctcttcccatcaacaccatggtaaaataatttaaaccctaccCCTAAACTTCGAGCCTTTCCACCTGGACtcatggacacacaatatatcaacctttctcctaatcatcatgtcaaccaactcccgagattttcctgtcatagtcccaacattcaaagtccccacattcagttctaggctctgtgctttcctcttctctttctgccgaagaactctctttccacctcttcttcttcttattcgacttcgacccacagtagctgaatttccaacagtgccctgcaggttgacggcgccggtggtggacgttgttaacccgggccacgaccgatccggtatggaattctttggatgaacgctcatatttgtttggcaaagttttaagccggatgcccttcctgacgcaaccctctgcggGCTTGgaaccggcctacagtttgcactggcttgtgccccccatagggatGCATTGCAATCAAAGTAAAGTGGAGTGACGAACATTGACCTATCAGACTCCTAATTGGGCGGGGTCAAAATACCGCGAAGACAAAGAAAAATTGTATCAAGGTGATGCGGGAAGAAGTAGGAGTGGCACGAAGGCTACGTTAGGGAAATtagttattttaatatttttcctgCCTAATTGTTATAAATAAGTGTACATAATTGTATAAGAATTTGTCTTGCCGATGTTTTATATGAATGTGATTTAATTGACTGTGTTGAGTACATGTTAACATAATGTGCTATAGGATTTGACTATAAGTAGTAATGTGATAagattaaaagaaataaaaataacagtcTGTTAAAATGCagagtctggttggaatggccacttcaatcacagtaagaattaaaaaaatcggATAATGGGTTCCAGAGAAATTTTGCTTTTTGaatgaacaggaaaaaaaacctgcctttttggggaacgcttttgtgtgacatcacctattgaaaatctggtcaaaacagtttaacttctttttttttttactcaacatATCTatgaaaacattcacactcgAATGTAATTTGCCAtgatgaatttgaatttgagctCATTgcttataaatatatatttaaagtcCCTAATCAGCATACATTGACCGAACGTTTGCCAAAAGGGATGGtctatatttatttcaaaaggaaaataatgaaGCTAAGCTATTCAGATGTGAACATAATATTTGAACCCATAATGTACTTTTGAAAATACAGAAATTTTAGAAAATGTTCCATTGGTTTTCATGATAACGGGTTTTGCAGTAGAATGATGTGGTTTCACGAGTAATGCGATTTCTCAGGAAATGGGATGCATTGGGCTGAAACTTGGAGAATATATTTTAGGTGTTTGAAGTTCTCATTtaatgtttttgagaaaattccaCCAAGATGGGGCCCCACTCGTCACGTTGCTACTGTAAGTGTACGCATGGGGTTTAAAGCTCGCATAACAGTACATAGCTATTTATACAGCTGGCCTGGCCTCTCTGCATCCTAGCCCGAGTCATAAGCCTTGGGTGGTAAGTACATGGAGATCCCATAGTTATATTTTATTAGCCATCACCAATTCACCTCCCATGcaaaggtgtcaaactggtaAAGATGGGTGTCACAACCATGCTGTATTAAAATGGAATTGTGTGAGGGGGCTATATAGACATAACCACTTCAGGTGGTCTGAGTGCCCTGCCTAGCTCACAATCATAATCCCATGGTGTTTCCCAGTCCATTATGTTTTAGGGTAAAGTCAGTCAGTTTAGTCAACACTGTGAGGCTGTTACTCATTCCTTCCATTCCAtcattttattgtgttgttgatgttgtcGTCTGCCAGAGTGCGACAGCCCCTCTCTTTCAAAGCGGCCACATCAATAGCTAAATAACAAGCTGCTTGCTGCCTTTATGGCTGGCCATCATTTTGCAGTTTAACAGCAGCAGAGAATTGGAGGCAAAATGGATGCGGGCGTGATCATGTCCGTCCAAGGAAAACACTGCCCCCTTCTGGCAACCTGTGCAAATGTATCTAGTGGGCTCTCTTGAACACTGGCTGGCTTCATTGGGTTGACAGTACGGAGAGATCAAGAGAGatgttctgcctttacaaagatcaTAATCAGTTACGATCGAGACTGTCAATTCCACACCGTATCAGTATGTAATTGTGGTATTAGTTTTCAGGGTGTAGAACTGTGCtaaataagcaaaaaaacaaacaaaaaaacccattaactatgatgcagtgcagttctaacTGTATACcactgcaaattacaaccacaataataaactcgCACTGTAATTcttcaaaataattaatataaCATTTCAGTTATTGCCTCTCTCCAGACTGAGCCAACAACACACATTGGCTTTTTAGATAGCAAGTAATTCAATATCTAAAAGCATCTGATGTGTTTATGTAGAGGTCAGGCAGAAAATTGACTTTCATTACATTCTTTGCTCATTTTGGCAACTAATATGAGAGAGACAAAAACATAGACTCGATTAAACGTGATGCATTAATCTTCATTTAACAGAGCAAAGTGGTTGCaatgttctgtaaaaaaaaaataaaaaaaaaattgtgcatcAATCGCAAGTACAGTAGATAATTTGAGCACAATAACAGAGGTTTTATAATTCCCAGTCAACAAAACCTTGTGTTGCAACTTCCTTTTTATATTCCCCTTTACACCGTACGATCGGCCTCCACTGTGCCCCTCTGTCGAGCTGACCCATTTCCAGCATCAGCACAGGGGGCCCCAGAAAGAGGCCACCCGACCGACGCCTGCGTATCTGCCTCTCCACTGAGGCGTCAGTCAGCTCACAATACAACTCTGTTACAGCTCCAGCAAGACGCTCTTCCCTCCCACACAGTCTCAGAaaaatccttccttccttctggtCAAAGGCCAAAAGTCTTTAAGGCCCAGTTGGGAATGAGAGTAGTTTAATTGACTGTCTCACTCCCTATCTTAGCTTTCGCCTACTCCTCAAGGTTGAGTAGTGGGCCCACACTCTTTTAAGTGATGAAATGACATATAGTTCTGTGTGTGTAGCGTGTAAACTGGACTCAAAAAGATTTTCTCTTTCAGTctttgctgaaaaacaaaacgGACTTACTGGAGTGCAATGGCATTTTTGTCTTCTTCAAAAGAGCTAGTACTGAACATGTAAACTCACAATGCTGACACATGCTGGAGGTCataaaatcataattaaaaaaaaaaaaacgttgtttATCCCAGAGAAAGGCAACCTTGGCTTTTTGCTTTCTGACAAGTGAAGTATTTCCTGTGATCATAAGCAGATCTCCACTCTTACTTCCTGTGtatccaataataataatacaaagccTGTCGCACCACTTTATCTAGCCCAGTAAAGCAATTAAAGTGTTCACTCCGTTTCTTGCTCAATGGGTTTGATCTTTTCATGCATTTCTTCCCCTCCTCCCCCACTTTTAATAgatattactttttatttacaacaaatccCTTCACATGAAGTGAGCTATTGCTATACACTTAATATTGG encodes:
- the pid1 gene encoding PTB-containing, cubilin and LRP1-interacting protein, producing the protein MWQPASERLQHFQSMLKTKLNVLTLRKEPLPTVIFHEPEAIELCSTTPLTKNKTHAGYKVTYLGKVTISGTNFLSGCTESAVVGLVEHRALTHQQGSCPPGSSLLEIRPFQVRLHHLDGHGEASVTMDTYQVARIAYCTADHSIRPNVFAWIYREINDDLTFQMDCHAVECESKLEAKKLAHSMMEAFRKTFHSMRCDGRIHKSGSSDEFAEDSSIPEDSTPDDG